The Vespa velutina chromosome 4, iVesVel2.1, whole genome shotgun sequence genome has a window encoding:
- the LOC124948905 gene encoding dentin sialophosphoprotein-like isoform X1 — protein sequence MSGAPARGTVPRRQRRHHHHHHHHHHHQKHPKHARKEPSEEPEEKRPKVNPIFLWASQREQRIVEVRCEDYDKRNRIKLTKTAQGWRSIPRTTSNMYSTGLGANQEKKTTPACTSSSSSLNEEKENGKTVTATIRDNNLIDKGKKRRYEDFLKDKKYSQDYFPLENLQNGVRVMADWERNRRRASCSEDEEEDEEEEEEEEEEEEDDSDEQDDNEDNGRKKDDSSFTLDTTNDCIKANGKSNLERLQKDVHFQPRVVLEHLHLSQLPDHHHHILLRTDDKIVDDPKDAGDNSNDNEKDREEDEDPNNERQNEDIGGEDEDEDEDDDDDDDDGGDDDDDDDDDDDDDNNEEEEEEEEINDDNKKCRGNKEGIQDILNMIDATASPVLATDTPSADLPMHSTKTFELVLSENVYQKKISDKKNKDLDPALPNSVKGKSRTDFISNYQKENVENNDNINDCDQLEVHEEKILERCNSNIDEKKSHVSKESTFVDCKNNIDVKSCKVVEADGGISRSKSEPNPLHKWKNSLAMNVSEVDEEAPDEPTKIDYSSSSKILKALRNTPGLSVSITTAHPQEGTKNSIVPSSRPSSKSSSSSRSPDSQAENVEKLLKGSMIDYSSTKSFDARGQVLNLPRNLPGLSIVIPNYRYRNVSNSQSTTNTASPKTKDRVESPESTVNFPKTDFPHEEEDERDLEDDEDDYDSQVLEDLRRQKADSLVYDSVDSGCFRRSNSRNNQDDRNTPIESIKDRTDGAWNSSGRSSEAQAKCKYQDVEHFDEQVLEELRSRGTVVSPQPSGIPCSPASKRPSSAYLERLLPSPPCSVSCSEDAKNDLTLKGILSSPSCLENKDYDKNRETTSNRCEPVTNEYMTSRSDYSKDNEKSNGGTRRTVRTFHEHSNVQNQDIKNTNGRPMSSGDIHSTFLISDRTALKKPMSAEWAINRLRKQAGYHKILVRSRMQSAEYQEAYATSTSTDKLLDPASQLRELIETSGHLIPDPLLVPRDYLPALAAAPATEIPKLLTSRPELRLPEALTRPDLLRDPDLLVISLTHLQHVLDHGEGPVSRSRQFQSRIGNGVNKGSSHVNHNGIRNGTQIRPKLSCKPIGTLMPAPIDLSSNRRSSPYPPLLRVRTGLLKQEPEVSSTASSPDDSQLWHPLFGSQKRQHQQHQQQHQQQLQYQHQLPHQNSHQHQHQNQQQQQQQQQQQNQHQHQQQQHQHQHASWHRTTLAS from the coding sequence ATGAGCGGGGCCCCTGCACGGGGCACAGTGCCCCGACGTCAAAGAcgccatcatcatcatcatcatcatcatcatcatcatcagaaACATCCAAAACACGCTCGAAAGGAGCCTTCCGAGGAACCGGAAGAAAAACGGCCAAAGGTCAATCCGATATTCCTTTGGGCCTCTCAAAGGGAACAGAGAATAGTCGAGGTTAGATGTGAGGATTACGACAAGagaaatcgtataaaattaacgaaaaccGCGCAAGGATGGCGTTCGATACCGAGAACGACATCGAACATGTATTCTACCGGTCTTGGTGCAAATCAAGAAAAGAAGACTACACCGGCGTGTACGTCTTCGAGTTCGAGcttgaacgaagagaaagaaaatggcaaGACCGTAACCGCAACTATcagagataataatttaatagataagGGTAAGAAACGCAGGTACGAGGATTTTTTAAAGGACAAGAAATATTCACAGGATTATTTCCCATTGGAGAATCTCCAAAATGGAGTCCGAGTTATGGCGGATTGGGAAAGAAATCGAAGAAGGGCCTCTTGTtcggaggatgaggaggaggatgaggaggaggaagaggaggaggaggaggaggaggaggatgataGCGACGAGCAGGATGACAATGAAGacaatggaagaaaaaaggatgatagCTCCTTTACTTTGGATACTACGAATGATTGTATAAAGGCGAATGGTAAAAGCAATCTCGAGAGATTGCAAAAAGACGTACACTTTCAACCGCGAGTGGTCCTAGAACATCTTCACTTATCTCAGCTACCCGATCACCACCATCATATTTTGTTACGAACGGACGATAAGATCGTTGACGATCCCAAGGATGCCGGTGATAATTCCAACGATAacgagaaggatagagaagaGGACGAAGACCCGAATAACGAAAGACAAAATGAGGATATCGGTGGGgaagatgaggatgaggatgaggatgacgacgacgacgacgacgacggcggcgacgatgacgacgacgatgacgacgacgacgacgacgacaacaacgaggaggaggaagaggaggaagagattaatgacgataacaaaaAATGTCGAGGAAATAAGGAGGGTATTCAAgacatattaaatatgatagaTGCCACAGCCTCACCCGTTTTAGCAACCGACACGCCCAGTGCCGATTTACCAATGCACTCTACGAAAACTTTCGAATTAGTTTTGAGTGAAAACgtatatcaaaaaaagattagcgataagaagaataaagactTGGATCCTGCCTTACCTAATTCGGTTAAAGGTAAATCAAGGACAGATTTTATATCCAATtatcaaaaggaaaatgttgaaaataacgataatattaatgattgtGATCAATTGGAGGTACACGAGGAAAAGATACTCGAACGTTGCAATTCGAAcatcgacgaaaaaaagagtCACGTATCGAAGGAGTCTACTTTTGTCGattgcaaaaataatattgatgtgAAATCTTGCAAAGTGGTAGAAGCTGACGGTGGTATTAGTCGTTCCAAGTCCGAACCCAATCCTCTTCACAAATGGAAAAATAGTTTGGCTATGAACGTATCCGAAGTAGACGAGGAAGCACCCGATGAACCAACGAAGATAGATTACAGTAGCAGTTCAAAGATATTGAAAGCTCTTAGAAATACTCCAGGACTTTCGGTTTCGATTACGACGGCCCATCCCCAAGAGGGAACGAAAAATTCAATCGTACCTTCCTCCAGGCCGTCTTCGAAAAGTTCTTCGTCAAGCAGATCGCCCGATTCTCAGGcagaaaatgtagaaaaactTTTGAAAGGTTCCATGATCGATTATTCGTCAACGAAATCGTTCGATGCCCGTGGTCAAGTATTAAATTTACCTCGAAACCTTCCGGGCTTGTCGATCGTCATAccgaattatcgttatcgcaaCGTATCCAATTCGCAGTCAACGACGAATACGGCGTCTCCAAAAACGAAGGACAGGGTGGAATCGCCAGAAAGTACCGTCAATTTTCCAAAAACTGACTTCCCGcacgaggaggaggatgagaggGATCTCGAGGACGACGAAGATGATTACGATTCTCAAGTTTTAGAAGATCTTAGAAGACAAAAAGCCGATTCTTTGGTTTACGATAGCGTCGATAGTGGCTGTTTTCGCAGATCGAATTCTAGAAATAATCAGGATGACAGAAACACTCCCATAGAAAGTATTAAGGATCGTACGGACGGTGCATGGAACAGTTCTGGTCGAAGTAGCGAAGCTCAAGCAAAGTGTAAGTATCAGGATGTGGAACACTTTGACGAGCAAGTACTTGAGGAACTTAGATCTCGCGGTACAGTAGTTTCGCCCCAACCTAGTGGTATCCCATGTTCGCCTGCCTCCAAAAGGCCTTCCTCGGCGTACTTGGAAAGACTATTACCCAGTCCACCTTGTTCGGTGTCCTGTTCGGAGGATGCGAAGAACGATTTGACCTTAAAGGGTATTTTGTCATCGCCAAGTTGTCtggaaaataaagattatgataAGAACAGGGAAACTACGTCAAATCGATGCGAGCCTGTAACCAACGAATATATGACTAGTCGGTCGGATTATTCCAAAGATAACGAAAAATCGAATGGTGGTACGCGTAGAACGGTACGAACCTTTCACGAGCATTCGAACGTTCAGAATCAGGATATAAAGAATACCAATGGAAGGCCAATGTCGAGCGGTGATATTCATAGTACATTCTTAATAAGCGATCGTACTGCGTTAAAGAAGCCTATGTCGGCCGAATGGGCGATTAATCGGCTAAGAAAACAAGCTggttatcataaaattttagTACGATCCAGGATGCAATCGGCTGAATATCAAGAAGCTTACGCGACGTCTACTAGTACGGACAAACTCTTGGATCCAGCCAGTCAACTCAGAGAACTGATAGAAACGTCCGGTCATTTAATACCTGATCCCCTTTTAGTACCACGTGACTATCTTCCAGCTTTGGCCGCGGCACCGGCTACCGAAATTCCAAAACTTTTAACCTCGAGACCGGAATTAAGATTACCAGAAGCATTAACAAGGCCGGATCTATTAAGAGATCCAGATTTATTAGTGATATCCTTGACTCATCTACAACATGTGCTCGATCACGGAGAAGGTCCTGTCTCCAGGTCACGACAATTCCAATCCAGGATCGGCAATGGCGTTAACAAAGGATCAAGTCACGTTAATCACAATGGTATCAGGAACGGTACGCAAATAAGGCCCAAGCTTAGTTGCAAGCCTATCGGCACGCTGATGCCGGCGCCTATCGATCTCTCTAGCAATCGCCGCTCCAGCCCTTATCCGCCATTACTCAGGGTACGAACTGGATTGCTTAAACAGGAGCCGGAAGTAAGCTCTACAGCGAGTTCGCCGGATGATTCGCAACTTTGGCATCCCCTTTTTGGCAG
- the LOC124948905 gene encoding uncharacterized protein DDB_G0283697-like isoform X2: protein MSGAPARGTVPRRQRRHHHHHHHHHHHQKHPKHARKEPSEEPEEKRPKVNPIFLWASQREQRIVEVRCEDYDKRNRIKLTKTAQGWRSIPRTTSNMYSTGLGANQEKKTTPACTSSSSSLNEEKENGKTVTATIRDNNLIDKGKKRRYEDFLKDKKYSQDYFPLENLQNGVRVMADWERNRRRASCSEDEEEDEEEEEEEEEEEEDDSDEQDDNEDNGRKKDDSSFTLDTTNDCIKANGKSNLERLQKDVHFQPRVVLEHLHLSQLPDHHHHILLRTDDKIVDDPKDAGDNSNDNEKDREEDEDPNNERQNEDIGGEDEDEDEDDDDDDDDGGDDDDDDDDDDDDDNNEEEEEEEEINDDNKKCRGNKEGIQDILNMIDATASPVLATDTPSADLPMHSTKTFELVLSENVYQKKISDKKNKDLDPALPNSVKGKSRTDFISNYQKENVENNDNINDCDQLEVHEEKILERCNSNIDEKKSHVSKESTFVDCKNNIDVKSCKVVEADGGISRSKSEPNPLHKWKNSLAMNVSEVDEEAPDEPTKIDYSSSSKILKALRNTPGLSVSITTAHPQEGTKNSIVPSSRPSSKSSSSSRSPDSQAENVEKLLKGSMIDYSSTKSFDARGQVLNLPRNLPGLSIVIPNYRYRNVSNSQSTTNTASPKTKDRVESPESTVNFPKTDFPHEEEDERDLEDDEDDYDSQVLEDLRRQKADSLVYDSVDSGCFRRSNSRNNQDDRNTPIESIKDRTDGAWNSSGRSSEAQAKCKYQDVEHFDEQVLEELRSRGTVVSPQPSGIPCSPASKRPSSAYLERLLPSPPCSVSCSEDAKNDLTLKGILSSPSCLENKDYDKNRETTSNRCEPVTNEYMTSRSDYSKDNEKSNGGTRRTVRTFHEHSNVQNQDIKNTNGRPMSSGDIHSTFLISDRTALKKPMSAEWAINRLRKQAGYHKILVRSRMQSAEYQEAYATSTSTDKLLDPASQLRELIETSGHLIPDPLLVPRDYLPALAAAPATEIPKLLTSRPELRLPEALTRPDLLRDPDLLVISLTHLQHVLDHGEGPVSRSRQFQSRIGNGVNKGSSHVNHNGIRNGTQIRPKLSCKPIGTLMPAPIDLSSNRRSSPYPPLLRVRTGLLKQEPEVSSTASSPDDSQLWHPLFGRRDTDSYENTDTPPF from the exons ATGAGCGGGGCCCCTGCACGGGGCACAGTGCCCCGACGTCAAAGAcgccatcatcatcatcatcatcatcatcatcatcatcagaaACATCCAAAACACGCTCGAAAGGAGCCTTCCGAGGAACCGGAAGAAAAACGGCCAAAGGTCAATCCGATATTCCTTTGGGCCTCTCAAAGGGAACAGAGAATAGTCGAGGTTAGATGTGAGGATTACGACAAGagaaatcgtataaaattaacgaaaaccGCGCAAGGATGGCGTTCGATACCGAGAACGACATCGAACATGTATTCTACCGGTCTTGGTGCAAATCAAGAAAAGAAGACTACACCGGCGTGTACGTCTTCGAGTTCGAGcttgaacgaagagaaagaaaatggcaaGACCGTAACCGCAACTATcagagataataatttaatagataagGGTAAGAAACGCAGGTACGAGGATTTTTTAAAGGACAAGAAATATTCACAGGATTATTTCCCATTGGAGAATCTCCAAAATGGAGTCCGAGTTATGGCGGATTGGGAAAGAAATCGAAGAAGGGCCTCTTGTtcggaggatgaggaggaggatgaggaggaggaagaggaggaggaggaggaggaggaggatgataGCGACGAGCAGGATGACAATGAAGacaatggaagaaaaaaggatgatagCTCCTTTACTTTGGATACTACGAATGATTGTATAAAGGCGAATGGTAAAAGCAATCTCGAGAGATTGCAAAAAGACGTACACTTTCAACCGCGAGTGGTCCTAGAACATCTTCACTTATCTCAGCTACCCGATCACCACCATCATATTTTGTTACGAACGGACGATAAGATCGTTGACGATCCCAAGGATGCCGGTGATAATTCCAACGATAacgagaaggatagagaagaGGACGAAGACCCGAATAACGAAAGACAAAATGAGGATATCGGTGGGgaagatgaggatgaggatgaggatgacgacgacgacgacgacgacggcggcgacgatgacgacgacgatgacgacgacgacgacgacgacaacaacgaggaggaggaagaggaggaagagattaatgacgataacaaaaAATGTCGAGGAAATAAGGAGGGTATTCAAgacatattaaatatgatagaTGCCACAGCCTCACCCGTTTTAGCAACCGACACGCCCAGTGCCGATTTACCAATGCACTCTACGAAAACTTTCGAATTAGTTTTGAGTGAAAACgtatatcaaaaaaagattagcgataagaagaataaagactTGGATCCTGCCTTACCTAATTCGGTTAAAGGTAAATCAAGGACAGATTTTATATCCAATtatcaaaaggaaaatgttgaaaataacgataatattaatgattgtGATCAATTGGAGGTACACGAGGAAAAGATACTCGAACGTTGCAATTCGAAcatcgacgaaaaaaagagtCACGTATCGAAGGAGTCTACTTTTGTCGattgcaaaaataatattgatgtgAAATCTTGCAAAGTGGTAGAAGCTGACGGTGGTATTAGTCGTTCCAAGTCCGAACCCAATCCTCTTCACAAATGGAAAAATAGTTTGGCTATGAACGTATCCGAAGTAGACGAGGAAGCACCCGATGAACCAACGAAGATAGATTACAGTAGCAGTTCAAAGATATTGAAAGCTCTTAGAAATACTCCAGGACTTTCGGTTTCGATTACGACGGCCCATCCCCAAGAGGGAACGAAAAATTCAATCGTACCTTCCTCCAGGCCGTCTTCGAAAAGTTCTTCGTCAAGCAGATCGCCCGATTCTCAGGcagaaaatgtagaaaaactTTTGAAAGGTTCCATGATCGATTATTCGTCAACGAAATCGTTCGATGCCCGTGGTCAAGTATTAAATTTACCTCGAAACCTTCCGGGCTTGTCGATCGTCATAccgaattatcgttatcgcaaCGTATCCAATTCGCAGTCAACGACGAATACGGCGTCTCCAAAAACGAAGGACAGGGTGGAATCGCCAGAAAGTACCGTCAATTTTCCAAAAACTGACTTCCCGcacgaggaggaggatgagaggGATCTCGAGGACGACGAAGATGATTACGATTCTCAAGTTTTAGAAGATCTTAGAAGACAAAAAGCCGATTCTTTGGTTTACGATAGCGTCGATAGTGGCTGTTTTCGCAGATCGAATTCTAGAAATAATCAGGATGACAGAAACACTCCCATAGAAAGTATTAAGGATCGTACGGACGGTGCATGGAACAGTTCTGGTCGAAGTAGCGAAGCTCAAGCAAAGTGTAAGTATCAGGATGTGGAACACTTTGACGAGCAAGTACTTGAGGAACTTAGATCTCGCGGTACAGTAGTTTCGCCCCAACCTAGTGGTATCCCATGTTCGCCTGCCTCCAAAAGGCCTTCCTCGGCGTACTTGGAAAGACTATTACCCAGTCCACCTTGTTCGGTGTCCTGTTCGGAGGATGCGAAGAACGATTTGACCTTAAAGGGTATTTTGTCATCGCCAAGTTGTCtggaaaataaagattatgataAGAACAGGGAAACTACGTCAAATCGATGCGAGCCTGTAACCAACGAATATATGACTAGTCGGTCGGATTATTCCAAAGATAACGAAAAATCGAATGGTGGTACGCGTAGAACGGTACGAACCTTTCACGAGCATTCGAACGTTCAGAATCAGGATATAAAGAATACCAATGGAAGGCCAATGTCGAGCGGTGATATTCATAGTACATTCTTAATAAGCGATCGTACTGCGTTAAAGAAGCCTATGTCGGCCGAATGGGCGATTAATCGGCTAAGAAAACAAGCTggttatcataaaattttagTACGATCCAGGATGCAATCGGCTGAATATCAAGAAGCTTACGCGACGTCTACTAGTACGGACAAACTCTTGGATCCAGCCAGTCAACTCAGAGAACTGATAGAAACGTCCGGTCATTTAATACCTGATCCCCTTTTAGTACCACGTGACTATCTTCCAGCTTTGGCCGCGGCACCGGCTACCGAAATTCCAAAACTTTTAACCTCGAGACCGGAATTAAGATTACCAGAAGCATTAACAAGGCCGGATCTATTAAGAGATCCAGATTTATTAGTGATATCCTTGACTCATCTACAACATGTGCTCGATCACGGAGAAGGTCCTGTCTCCAGGTCACGACAATTCCAATCCAGGATCGGCAATGGCGTTAACAAAGGATCAAGTCACGTTAATCACAATGGTATCAGGAACGGTACGCAAATAAGGCCCAAGCTTAGTTGCAAGCCTATCGGCACGCTGATGCCGGCGCCTATCGATCTCTCTAGCAATCGCCGCTCCAGCCCTTATCCGCCATTACTCAGGGTACGAACTGGATTGCTTAAACAGGAGCCGGAAGTAAGCTCTACAGCGAGTTCGCCGGATGATTCGCAACTTTGGCATCCCCTTTTTGGCAG gAGGGACACCGATAGCTACGAAAATACCGATACTCCTCCGTTCTAG